A window of Planctomycetota bacterium genomic DNA:
GGGCGAGTTCTTCGCGCGCGCCCTGCGCCATAGCCTCGACCACTCTTCCGACGCCGCCGTCCTGCTCGCCGGCCTCTCCGACACGCCGCCCGGCACGCCCGACACCGAGCGCAACGGCCCCTGGGCCGCCGATGCCCGCTGGTGGCACGAGCTCAAGCGGCACACGGGCGACCTCGTGCCGCTGAAGTACCTCGTCCACTTGCCGCCCGGCGCCGCCGCCGACCCGTCGAAGCGCTGGCCCACCATCCTGTTCCTCCACGGCGCCGGCGAGCGCGGCGACAACCTCAAGCTCGTCGAGGTCCACGGCCCGCCCAAGCTCGTCAAGACCCGCCCCGACTTCCCCTTCATCGTCCTCTCGCCCCAATGCCCCGCCGGCGCCTGGTGGAGCCTGCCCGCGCTCGAGGACCTGTTGAACGAGGCCATCGCGAAATACCCCGTGGACCCCGATCGCATCTACCTCACGGGCCTGAGCATGGGCGGCTTCGGCAGTTGGGCGCTCGCCATCCAATGCCCCGAGCGCTTCGCGGCCGTCGCGCCCATCTGCGGCGGCGGCGACCCGCTCGATGTCGAACGCATCAAGGACCTGCCCGTCTGGGTGTTCCACGGCGCCAAGGACACCGCGGTGCCGCTGGAACTCAGCCAGGCCATGGTGGAGGCGCTGCGCAAGGTCGGCGGTCGCGTGCGCTTCACAGTCTATCCCGAGGCCGGGCACGACTCGTGGACGGCCGCCTACGCGAACGACGAACTCTATGCCTGGCTCCTCCAGCAGCGCCGCGGCCAGCCGCAGGAGCCGAAGTCCCAGGAAGGCCGATGAACGCATTCGTGCTCCTCGTGCTGGCCGCCTACGTGGCCATGCAACTGCTCATCTACTGGCGGCTGCGGCGCGCGTTGCCCGCGGGCAGGGCAGGACGGGCCGCCGTGGTGGGGTGGTTCGCGCTCATGGGCGCGGCGCTCTTCCTGGCGCGGCCCTTCGAGAGCCTCGGCTGGCATGTCGCGGCGAACGCGGCCGGCGTGGCCGGCCACTGGTGGGTCGTGGCCTCGATGTGGGTGATCCTGTTCGGCGTGGCGTGCGAAGTCTGGAACCTCGTCCCCCGATGCCTGCCGCCGCTCCGACGTCTGCGCATCCGCCTCCGCGTGCAGGCCGTCGCCGCCGCCGCGATGGTGGCGGGGCTCACCGCCTGGGGCGTCGTCGAGATGCACGCCGTGCGCATCGAGACGCTCGCCGTACCCACGGCGCGCCTGCCGGCCGGCTCGCGCCCGATCCGCGTCGTGCAGTTCTCCGATCTGCACCTCAACTCGCTGATGAGCCGCTCCCGCCTCGAGCGCATCCTCGCCGCCATTCGCGAGGCGCGGCCCGACCTGCTGGTTTTCACGGGCGACTTGGCCGACGAGTCGAGCCCCCACGTCGAACGCCTCGCCGTGAGGCTCGCCGCACTCGAGGCCCCCCTCGGCAAGCTCGCGGTCACCGGCAATCACGAGTTCTATCGGGGCCTCGCCCGCACCGCGCCCCTCTTCGACCAGGCGGGCTTCCGCCTGCTGCGCGGCGAGCGGCTGCGCGTAGCCCCCGGCGTGCTCGTGGCGGGGGTGGACGACTATGCGGCCGAGCGCCTCGGCATCGTCGAGGCCGACCAGGAGGACCGCGCGCTCCCGCCGCCCGACCGGGCCGAGTTCGCCATCCTGCTCAAGCACCGCCCACACGTCGAGCCGGGAGCCGCGGGGCGCTTCGACCTTCAGCTCTCAGGGCACACGCACGGAGGCCAGGTGTTCCCCGGCCTGTGGCCGCTGCGCTTCTTCTACCGCTACACGCGCGGCCGCTACGAGTTGGGCGGCGGCGCGGAGCTCTACGTCACCCGGGGCGTCGGCACCTACGGCGTGCCATTGCGCGTCTTCAGCCCGCCCGAGGTCACGGTCATCCTCCTCCAGCCATAGCCCGGTCTTGCAGCCCATTCTGCCACACGCTAGACTCTTGGACCGTGGCCCGCGCGCCGGGAAAGGATGAGAGGATGAATGGATGAATGGATAGACGTGTGTCCGACAATCATCCAATCCTCCATCCATGCAGTCATCCCCCCTCATTGTAGCCAGGGAGCGCTCTTGGGATCACAAGGAGCAGTCAGATGAGAGAACAGTCCCATCGCGTAGACATCTGCGTCGTCGGCGGGGGAATGGCGGGGCTGTGCGCCGCGCTCGCCGCGGCGCGCCACGGCGCCTCCGTCGTCCTCATGCACGACCGCCCCGTCCTCGGCGGCAACGCCTCCAGCGAGTGCCGCGTGCACATCTGCGGCGCCGACCGCCACAACGGCATCAAGAACATGCGCGAGACCGGCATCCTCGAGGAAATCCGCCTCGAAAACCTCGCCCGAAACCCCAACCGCAACTTCTCGGTCTGGGACGCCCTTCTCTACGAGAAGGCCCGCTTCCAGCAGGGCCTCACGCTCCTGCTCAACTGCTCGTGTCACGCCGCCGAAATGGACGGCGACCGCATCGCGAGCGTCACCGGCTGGCAGCTCACCACAGAGACCGCCCACACCGTGCGCGCGGGCATCTACATGGACTGCTCCGGCGACGGCATCCTCGCGCCCCTCTCCGGCGCCGAGCACCGCATCGGCCGCGAGGCCCGCCACGAGTACGGCGAATCCATCGCCCCCGAAATCGCCGACCGTAAGACCATGGGCATGACCTGCCTCTTCCAGTCGCGCGAATACCCCACCCCCCAGCCCTTCACCCCGCCCGACTGGGCCTATCGCTATGACCGCGAAGACGACCTGCCCTACGGCGCCAAAGGCCACCGCTGGTGGACCATGGGCTACTGGTGGGTCGAGCTGGGCGGCGACATTGACTCGATTCACGACACCGAGATGCTGCGCGACGAGCTGCTCAAGACCGCCCTCGGCGTGTGGGACCACATCAAGAACCGCGGCGACCACGGCGCCGACCACTGGGCGCTCGAATGGCTCCAGTTCCTCCCCGCCAAGCGCGAGAGCCGCCGCTACCTCGGCCGCCACGTGCTCACCCAGGGCGACATCGAGAGCGGCGGCCGCTTCCCCGACACCGTGGCCTACGGCGGCTGGAGCATGGACGACCATCACCCCGCCGGCTTCCGCGCCGCGCGCCTCGGCGCGCCCGCCACCATCTTCCACCACGCCCCCTCGCCCTACGGCATCCCCTACGGCTGCCTCGTCTCGGCCAACGTCGCCAACCTCATGTTCGCCGGCCGCAACGCCTCCTGCACCCACGCCGCCATGAGCTCCACCCGTGTCATGGGCACCGGCTGCTCGATGGGCCAGGCCGCCGGCACCGCCGCCGCCCTCGCCGTCCGCCTCGGCACCGAGCCCGCCGGCGTCGCCCACCACATCGGCATCCTCCAGCAGCTCCTCCTGCGCGACGACGCCTACCTCCCCGGCGTCTCCCAGCGCTTCGGCCCGTTGACGACGCAGGCGAAGCTCTCCGCCTCCCAGGGCGACCCCGCGCCCCTTCGCGACGGCATCAACCGCCCCGTCGGCGACGAGACGCACCGCTGGCCCTGCCGCCCGGGCGACTGGGTGACCCTTGAGCTTCGCGCACCCGCCCACATCGAATCAGCCACGCTCATCCTCGACAGCGCCCTCCACCGCAACATCCAGATGAGCTACCACCAGCGCGACGACCAGCTCACCCGCCTCCCCGACGAACTGCCCCGCGCCTTCCGCCTCGAAGGCCGCCACGAGGGCCTCTGGGCCCCCCTGTTCGAGACTGCCGACAACCGCTCCCGTCTCGTCCGCATCCCCATCGGCCGCACCCTCGACGCCGTCCGCTTCACCCTCCTCGCCACCTGGGGCGCCGACGAGACCCACCTCTACGCCTTCTACCTCGACTGAGCCCCTGCCGCCCTACCTGGATCACCCCGCGGCTGCCAGGCAGATGATACAGGTTGCTGGAAGCGTGAGAACCGCCCATTCTCGCCATCCTGCCCCTGCTGTATCACTTTCTCCCACACGCAGGTGATACAGCAAGTCTCGAGTTGCGCGGAAACCCACACGGGACTGCGACTCCGCTGGCTCTGACCGCGAGCAAGGAGCGACGAGGAGGCGACGCAGCGGAGGGCGCCGTTGACGACGAACCACACAGCTCGCGGCCAGCGGAGCAGGCCCCTGCTACCAAGGCCCCGCTCTCTCGGAACTGCGGGAAACTGTGGAGGATCGCGGGTGCGGGCCGGAATTGCAGGTGGCGGCGGGAGTTCCGAAGGAGCGCAATGGGATAACCCAGGCAACGCCCTCATCTTTGCCCACATGGCAGGGCCTCGTAGCCCGCAAACGCGGGCGACCGGGTCGTAGCCCAGGGCGACCGAAGGGAGCCCTGGGACCATCGCATCCTCCCCATCGAAGCCCCCAAAGGGGGCGCCTCTCGTGGGCTGAATCGCCCCCCTTCGGGGGCTCCCTCGGGGGGCCGCCTCTACCCAGGGCTCCCTTCGGTCGCCCTGGGCTACCCTCAAACGCCCCCATTCGGGGGCTAAACCCCAGCCCCCGGAAGATGTGGGCAAAGAGCAGGGGCGTTGCCCTGGGCTATCCCATTCGAGCCCTTCAGGCTCCAGAAAGAACCACCCTGCCTGCAATTCCTGCCCGCACCGGAAGATCGCGGAGCGGTTGACCGCCGGCGCGCGCGGCAGTATACTGGGCAACGACGCACCTACCCTGTGGCACCCGCGGAGACCCAACCTTGAGACGTCGCATGGCCTGGTTCCTGGGCGGACTACTCGTCCTGCTCGCCGCTGGCGCGGCGGGGGAGGCGCCCGCGCCGCCGCTGGCCGCGGCCGACGTGGAGGCGCTCTCGAAGTCCCTGGAGAAGATCGTCGCCATCCTCCAGGGCAAGGTGCCCGCCTACACCGTGACGCTGTCGGGGCGGTACAAGGACGGCCCCCTGGAGCAGACGGGCGAGCTGGCCATCGCGCGCCTCGATGCCGAGCAGTTCCGCCTGGCCCTCAAGAGCGACCTGCTCAGCTTCACCCTCCAGCGCACGACGGAGGAGACGTCGCTCGTCGTGCCCCTGATGAAGGTGGCGGTGGTGGGCAAGGGCCCGCTGCCGGCAGAGTCGGAGCTCCAACCCGCGCGACTCTTCGACCGCGTGGCCGGGCTGTGGCCCGCCGCGCTCACCGCGCTGAGCGTGATGCAGACGGCCGACCCGGGAGCCGTGGCCGTGATCCTCCAGGCCCTGCTCCAGCTCGAGCGGGCGCCCGGCCCGCCGGCGGGGCATTTCGTGGCGAAGCGCGAGCTGAGCGACGGCCGGCTCTCGATCGAGCTGGCCGAAGACGGGAGGGCGATCCGCCAGTTCCTCTGGCGCGACGCCGGGGGCCAGGAGGCGGGCGTGGGCGTGGCCATCGCCGACGAAGCCAAGCTGCCCGCGGCGGCGCCCGCGGCCGACTTCGTGGTGGTGAGCGTGGCGCGCGACGAGCTGGAACGCGCGCTCGGCCGCGGCCTCGGCCGCGCCGCCGAAATCCTCGCCCAGCGCTCGGGCGACAAGCTCAAGGACGACGAGCGCGCGGCCGACCGCGGCAGGCTCCTCATCCGCAACGGGCAGCGCGTCGCCCTGCTCCAGGGCACGCCGCTCGAGATCGGCTACCAGCACGGCAAACTGCTCGCCAAGGAGGCGCGGCGCACCGCCGACTCCGTGCTCTACGTGGCCGGCCTCTACCACACCCTCACCAAACGCACCTGGTTCCTCGACGTGCTGCGGGGCGCCTACACGCGGCTCGAGCCGCATGTGCCGCGCGAATACCTCGACGAGATGCAGGGCCTGGCCAATGGCTCGGGCCTCACGCCTGAAGAGGTGCGGCTGGCGAACATGTTCCCCGAACTGTTCCATTGCTCGGGCTTCGCGCTCTTCGGCAAGGCCACGGCCGGCGGCAAGCTGCTGCACGGCCGCGTGCTCGACTACATGACCGAGCTCGGCTTCCAGCGCGAGGCGGTGGTCTTCATCGTGAAGAAGCGCGACGCCATCCCCTTCGCCAACATCGGCTATGCCGGCTTCATCGGCAGCGTGTCGGGCATGAACGCCGAACAGGTCGCCTTCGGCGAAATGGGCGGCCGAGGCGAGGGCCAGTGGGACGGCACGCCCATGGCGATCCTGATGCGCATGGGCCTCGAACGCGCGAAGACTCTCGCCGACGCCGTCGCCCTCTTCCGCGACACCAGGCGCACATGCGAATACTACTACGTCATCTCGGACGGCAAGGGGCCGAGCGCCATCGGCGTGGGCGCCACGCCCGAGGCCATCGAGTTCGTCCAGCCCGGCGCCGCACACCCCAAGCTGCCCACGCCGCTCGACGACGCGGTGCTGCTCTCGGCCGGCGACCGCTACCAGCACCTCGTCGAGGGCGTGAAGGCGAAGTACGGCCGGCTCGACGTGCAGGCCGCGCTCGACCTGATGAAGCGCCCCGTCGCCATGCGGTCGAACCTCCACAACGTGCTCTTCGTGCCCCAGGACCTCGAGTTCCACGTGGCCAACGCCCGGGGCGCGTCCCCCGCGTGCGACCAGCCCTACGCGCGCCACAGTCTGCGCGAGTGGCTCGACGAGATGGCCCGGCCACTGCCCGAGCGAGGTGGCAAACGCGACAGGAAACGCCGCGACAGCGGGCTGTGACCCTCTTCGTTCGTCCGCGCTCCACAGAGGTCGCGCGGCGCGTGAACACCGCACGGCTCACGGCACGCTGCTGTGCGTTGGACAAGGGTTGCAAACAGGGTGCGCCCTCGCTATAATCGTGCCTCGGCGGGCATCGGCAGAGCTCACCCCCGAGGGCAGGAGCCACCACCTTGGCCGGATTCACGTTCGTCGGCCGGGAAGCGGAACTCGCCGCCTTCCGGCAACTGCTCGAACGCCCCGAGGGCGAGCTGCTGCTGGTGACCGGCCCCGAGGGCTCCGGCAAGTCCCACCTCCTGCGCCAGTTCCGCCACGAGGCCGCCAGCCAGGGCCCCCACATCGTTCAGCACTTCCCCCTCGGGCACCTGCTGGATGCGGACCTGCGGCAATACGCCATCCTCAGCGGGCTGGCGGTTGCGCACGGGGTGCGGGCCTCGCGCAGCGGAGACCGCGAGCTCCCCGGCAGCCTGACGCTGCGCCTGGTGCCGAGTCCGCGCGAGTTCTTCGCCCACCTTCTTGGCGAGGACCGTCGCCCCGTCACGGAGAAGCTGATCGGCCTGCTGGCCGTGGCCTCGGGCAGCCTGCCAGACGGCGCGCGCCTGGTGCTGCTGCTCGACCTGGGCCGCGCCGGCGGCCAGGACGCCTTCCCACTCGACGCGCTGACGCGCCGCCTGCCGCAGGGCGTGAAGGTGGTGGTCGCCACGGCCGAGGCGCCGCAGGGGCTGGAGGGGCAGCCGCGCGTGTCCGTGATCCGCGACCTGCCCGCGTTCGGCATCGCCGAGGTCACGCGACTCCTCGAATTCCA
This region includes:
- a CDS encoding prolyl oligopeptidase family serine peptidase: MRLAIHCLAMTLAVGLVCGCARLSPSPDALRRRQQAFERAELAFRPCVFSGEQFPKVAFDDPARVEELIGPYTLNARFFDANLQEVTKAETPGRYGAIVEIRPKAGPVSKRFFTLFRAPGGVNWRRARIPVAAEFPTGLGFDPAAARERSRAVGEFFARALRHSLDHSSDAAVLLAGLSDTPPGTPDTERNGPWAADARWWHELKRHTGDLVPLKYLVHLPPGAAADPSKRWPTILFLHGAGERGDNLKLVEVHGPPKLVKTRPDFPFIVLSPQCPAGAWWSLPALEDLLNEAIAKYPVDPDRIYLTGLSMGGFGSWALAIQCPERFAAVAPICGGGDPLDVERIKDLPVWVFHGAKDTAVPLELSQAMVEALRKVGGRVRFTVYPEAGHDSWTAAYANDELYAWLLQQRRGQPQEPKSQEGR
- a CDS encoding metallophosphoesterase yields the protein MNAFVLLVLAAYVAMQLLIYWRLRRALPAGRAGRAAVVGWFALMGAALFLARPFESLGWHVAANAAGVAGHWWVVASMWVILFGVACEVWNLVPRCLPPLRRLRIRLRVQAVAAAAMVAGLTAWGVVEMHAVRIETLAVPTARLPAGSRPIRVVQFSDLHLNSLMSRSRLERILAAIREARPDLLVFTGDLADESSPHVERLAVRLAALEAPLGKLAVTGNHEFYRGLARTAPLFDQAGFRLLRGERLRVAPGVLVAGVDDYAAERLGIVEADQEDRALPPPDRAEFAILLKHRPHVEPGAAGRFDLQLSGHTHGGQVFPGLWPLRFFYRYTRGRYELGGGAELYVTRGVGTYGVPLRVFSPPEVTVILLQP
- a CDS encoding FAD-dependent oxidoreductase — protein: MREQSHRVDICVVGGGMAGLCAALAAARHGASVVLMHDRPVLGGNASSECRVHICGADRHNGIKNMRETGILEEIRLENLARNPNRNFSVWDALLYEKARFQQGLTLLLNCSCHAAEMDGDRIASVTGWQLTTETAHTVRAGIYMDCSGDGILAPLSGAEHRIGREARHEYGESIAPEIADRKTMGMTCLFQSREYPTPQPFTPPDWAYRYDREDDLPYGAKGHRWWTMGYWWVELGGDIDSIHDTEMLRDELLKTALGVWDHIKNRGDHGADHWALEWLQFLPAKRESRRYLGRHVLTQGDIESGGRFPDTVAYGGWSMDDHHPAGFRAARLGAPATIFHHAPSPYGIPYGCLVSANVANLMFAGRNASCTHAAMSSTRVMGTGCSMGQAAGTAAALAVRLGTEPAGVAHHIGILQQLLLRDDAYLPGVSQRFGPLTTQAKLSASQGDPAPLRDGINRPVGDETHRWPCRPGDWVTLELRAPAHIESATLILDSALHRNIQMSYHQRDDQLTRLPDELPRAFRLEGRHEGLWAPLFETADNRSRLVRIPIGRTLDAVRFTLLATWGADETHLYAFYLD
- a CDS encoding C45 family autoproteolytic acyltransferase/hydrolase; translation: MRRRMAWFLGGLLVLLAAGAAGEAPAPPLAAADVEALSKSLEKIVAILQGKVPAYTVTLSGRYKDGPLEQTGELAIARLDAEQFRLALKSDLLSFTLQRTTEETSLVVPLMKVAVVGKGPLPAESELQPARLFDRVAGLWPAALTALSVMQTADPGAVAVILQALLQLERAPGPPAGHFVAKRELSDGRLSIELAEDGRAIRQFLWRDAGGQEAGVGVAIADEAKLPAAAPAADFVVVSVARDELERALGRGLGRAAEILAQRSGDKLKDDERAADRGRLLIRNGQRVALLQGTPLEIGYQHGKLLAKEARRTADSVLYVAGLYHTLTKRTWFLDVLRGAYTRLEPHVPREYLDEMQGLANGSGLTPEEVRLANMFPELFHCSGFALFGKATAGGKLLHGRVLDYMTELGFQREAVVFIVKKRDAIPFANIGYAGFIGSVSGMNAEQVAFGEMGGRGEGQWDGTPMAILMRMGLERAKTLADAVALFRDTRRTCEYYYVISDGKGPSAIGVGATPEAIEFVQPGAAHPKLPTPLDDAVLLSAGDRYQHLVEGVKAKYGRLDVQAALDLMKRPVAMRSNLHNVLFVPQDLEFHVANARGASPACDQPYARHSLREWLDEMARPLPERGGKRDRKRRDSGL